One Amaranthus tricolor cultivar Red isolate AtriRed21 chromosome 1, ASM2621246v1, whole genome shotgun sequence DNA window includes the following coding sequences:
- the LOC130822659 gene encoding uncharacterized protein LOC130822659, whose protein sequence is MEDNYNGEDLLGNVIRPSPLRTLKPTLSGRSTPRSSPTFRRFPSSRTPRREGRSSWGKFQWFRNDRLVYWLLLITLWTYGGFYIQSRWAHEDNRGNEVGFGSNSRNEVFDSAQNQRRELKSDDVYVNITDHLSHSLIGNGSKLNGSINLSLAEQANEKLPAKVKPPRLLSMKKRNKKGRRGSQRKTPRKQSVEYARTRNEDALEEEIPRSNSSYQMLVGPFGSTEDRILEWSPEKRTGTCDRNELFARLVWSRNFVLIFHELSMTGAPLSMLELATELLSCGATVHAVVLSRRGGLMSELTKRRIKIIDDKAEHSFKIAMKADLVIAGSAVCAQWIERYLVYFNAGSNQIAWWIMENRREYFDRSKSMLNRVKMLVFLSELQSKQWLGWAKEENITLTTQTALIPLSVNDELAFVAGIPCSLNTPLSNPERMLQKRQLLRQAVRQEMGLTDDDMLVISLGSINAAKGQLLLVESAYLAIVEKTSQSKVIQKSLQESDKKTSKYARKFHLRGLVSKKNRNIRASHKVNRTDPAKSDTSQSISIVDASHEVSIEKLKILIGSVGSKSNKVMYVKEILDFVSEHSNVSKSILWSPTTTRVASLYSAADVYVTNSQGLGETFGRVTIEAMAFGLPVLGTDAGGTKEIVEQNVTGLLHPVGHPGTKILAENLRYMLKNPSARQQMGQRGREKVERMYLKRHMYKLFFEVLFKCMRIK, encoded by the exons ATGGAGGACAATTATAATGGTGAGGATTTGCTGGGAAATGTGATTAGGCCATCACCATTGAGGACTTTAAAGCCTACATTGTCAGGAAGATCGACCCCTAGGTCTTCTCCTACGTTTCGGAGGTTTCCTTCTTCTCGAACACCTAGACGAGAGGGTAGATCTAGTTGGGGTAAGTTTCAGTGGTTTAGGAATGATCGATTGGTGTACTGGTTACTTCTGATTACTTTGTGGACTTATGGTGGGTTCTACATTCAGTCTAGGTGGGCTCATGAAGATAATAGAGGGAATGAAGTTGGGTTCGGTAGTAATTCCAGGAATGAGGTCTTTGATTCAGCTCAGAATCAGCGTCGTGAATTGAAATCAGATGATGTTTATGTTAACATAACGGATCACCTTAGTCATAGTCTGATAGGAAACGGGAGCAAGTTAAATGGAAGCATAAATCTATCCTTGGCTGAACAAGCAAATGAAAAATTACCTGCTAAAGTGAAACCCCCTCGGCTTTTATCAATGAAAAAGAGGAATAAGAAAGGGAGGCGTGGTTCACAGAGAAAAACACCCCGGAAACAGAGTGTGGAGTATGCTAGAACAAGAAATGAAGATGCACTAGAAGAAGAGATTCCAAGGAGCAATTCTTCCTATCAGATGCTTGTGGGTCCATTTGGATCTACTGAGGACAGAATTCTTGAGTGGAGCCCTGAGAAACGAACAGGAACATGTGATAGAAATGAGCTTTTTGCACGCCTAGTCTGGTCGAGAAACTTTGTGTTGATTTTTCATGAGCTATCAATGACCGGAGCTCCCCTTTCCATGCTTGAGCTTGCGACGGAACTTCTAAGTTGTGGGGCAACAGTTCATGCTGTAGTTCTCAGCAGACGAGGTGGTTTAATGTCCGAACTCACAAAGAGAAGGATCAAGATCATTGATGACAAGGCAGAGCACAGCTTCAAAATTGCCATGAAAGCCGATCTTGTAATCGCTGGATCAGCAGTTTGTGCACAGTGGATAG AGCGATATCTTGTTTATTTCAATGCTGGCTCTAATCAGATTGCCTGGTGGATCATGGAGAATCGTCGTGAGTACTTTGATCGATCAAAGTCCATGCTTAACCGAGTAAAAATGCTTGTATTCCTTTCAGAATTACAGTCTAAGCAGTGGCTTGGCTGGGCTAAAGAGGAAAACATTACGTTGACAACCCAAACAGCATTGATTCCACTTTCTGTCAATGATGAATTGGCCTTTGTAGCAGGTATCCCCTGCTCACTTAATACTCCTTTATCAAACCCAGAGAGAATGTTACAGAAACGTCAGCTGCTACGACAAGCTGTGAGGCAGGAGATGGGATTGACTGATGATGATATGCTTGTCATATCTCTCGGTAGCATAAATGCTGCTAAGGGTCAGCTCCTGCTTGTTGAATCAGCATATTTGGCAATTGTAGAAAAAACTTCTCAAAGCAAAGTCATACAAAAGTCTTTACAGGAATCGGATAAAAAGACATCCAAATATGCTAGGAAGTTTCATTTAAGAGGCCTAGTCTCGAAGAAGAACCGTAATATTCGTGCATCCCATAAGGTGAACCGCACGGATCCTGCAAAATCTGATACTTCTCAGAGCATCTCAATTGTCGATGCTAGCCATGAAGTTTCCATAGAGAAACTTAAGATTCTTATTGGTTCAGTTGGATCTAAGAGCAATAAGGTGATGTATGTGAAAGAAATTCTTGACTTTGTGTCAGAACATTCAAACGTGTCCAAATCCATCCTATGGAGTCCGACAACAACACGTGTTGCCTCACTTTATTCGGCTGCAGATGTTTATGTCACCAATTCGCAg GGGCTTGGAGAGACTTTTGGAAGAGTGACAATTGAGGCAATGGCGTTTGGTTTACCT GTTCTTGGAACAGATGCAGGAGGTACAAAAGAAATCGTTGAGCAAAACGTTACAGGTCTACTCCATCCAGTGGGACATCCGGGGACTAAAATCCTGGCTGAAAATCTTCGGTATATGCTGAAAAACCCATCAGCTAGACAGCAAATGGGACAGAGAGGTAGGGAAAAGGTAGAGAGAATGTACTTGAAGCGGCATATGTACAAGTTGTTCTTCGAGGTCTTATTCAAGTGCATGCGAATCAAGTAG